The genomic region GAAGGTCATGCGCCGGTTGCTGCCGGGGACGAGTGCGGCCCCGTCGCGCCGGAGACCCGCGTGGACGTTGCCGAACGTCACCGGCTGGTCCCCGAAGGCGTTGGACAGCCGCACCCTGAGGCCGGTGCCGCCGACGCTGGTACGCACGACCAGCCGGTAGCCGCGGCCGTCGACCGCCGCGCCGATGCGGTCGGCGGAGGAGGCCCAGGTGACCACGTCGTGCCCGGTTCCCGTCGGCGCGCTGGACGGCGGGGCCGGCCCGTCCCCCCGGGGCGTCCCGCCGGAACCGCAACCCAGCGCGAGGCACAGGGAGAGGGCGGCCGGGGCGGTGCGGCTGCGGGGGCGTGCGGTGCGGGGCAACGTGGGCGCTCCTTCGGCCGGTGTGCACGGGCGGGGGTGTCAGGGGGCGGGTGCCCGCAGTGTCGCGGAGCCACCGGGAGCGAGCCGGGCACTCCGTGCCGTCCCGGCGTACGACACGGTAGTGGTGCGGCCTCCGCCGCCGTGGGGTGGCCTCGGTCGGGCTGCCCTGCCGCTGGGGGCTGGCGTGGGAACCCTCGTGCCGTCACGGCCGTTGTCGGGGCATCCGCGTCCCCTGCGGGGAGGCCGGTACGACGACAGCAGGGCGGCGTGATGAACGAGTTGGTCCCCGGTGGCAATCTGCCGCTTCCGGGCGGGGCGGTGACCGTCCGGGTGCCCGGCCCGTTCGACGTGTCCGCGCTCGTCACGGACGACGGCGGAAAAGTGCGGGGCGACGGCGACTTCGTCTTCTACAACCAGCCGGCCGCGCCGGGAGCGGCGCTGCGGGGCGACGCGCTCACCGTGGACCCGGCGAGGCTGCGTGCCGGGGCCACGCGGGTCACCCTCGCCGTCAGCCCCGCCGAGCCCGGAACCGCCCTCGGCCGCCTGCCCTCCCCCACGTTGCACGTCACCGACGCGGCAGGCCGCCCGCTCGCCCGGTTCACCCCGCCGCACCCCCGCCAGGAGACGGTCCTGCTCCTCGCGGAGCTCTACCGGCGCGGCGGCCTCTGGAAGCTGCGTGCCCTGGGACAGGGGTACGCCGACGGACTGGCGGGACTCGCCCGGGACTTCGGCGTCGACGTCGTGGATGTCCCGCCCGGGCCGGCTCCGGCCTCGGCGACCGCCGGTGCGCCGCGGACGCGGCCTGCCTCCGCGCCGCCCGCACCCGACCCGGACGGCTTCGCCGCCCTGGTCAACTCCGCCCGCAGCGCCGCCGGTTCACCACCGGTCTCGCTCGACCCTCGGCTCGTGTCCGCTGCGCGGGCCCACGCCGCCGCCATGGCCGCGTCCGGACGCCTCGGCGTCGAGAGCCGGGACGGCGTGTCCGTCTACCAGCGGGTCGTCGGCGCCGGGTACGCGTACCTCACCGTCGGCGAGCACCTGGTGTCCGGCCCGCGCACCACCGCCGAGTTCGTCGCGTACTGCCTGCGCACGGACGGGCCCCGCCGCACCCTGCACGACCCGGTGTTCACCCACACCGCAGTGGCCCACGTCCACGACGGTCCCACCGGCGACACCTACTGGACCGCGCTCTGGGCAAGGCCCTTCACACCGGACGGGCTGGCCGGCGCGGCGGCGGCCGTCAGGGACCTCACCAACCGGGAGCGCGCCCGGGCCGGGCTCCCGCCCCTGGCCGCCGATCCCCTGCTCACCGCCGCCGCCCAGGCGCACAGCGCGGACATGGTGGCCCGTGACTTCTACTCGCACACCGCGCCCGGCGGCAGCCAGCCCTGGGACCGGGCCGCCGCGGCGGGCTCCACCCTGCGTTCCGTCGGCGAGAACATAGCCTGCGGCCAGCGCTCCCCCGCCGAGGTGGTGGAGGGCTGGATGAACAGCCCCGGCCACCGGGCCAACATCCTCAAGCCCGGCTTCACGCACCTCGGGGTCGGCTTCGCGGGCGGCGGCCGCGCGGGCACGTACTGGACGCAACTGTTCGGCGGCTGACACCGCGCCACCGTGCGCCCTGTCCGTCACTCGCCCCGATCTTGGCGGAGGCGAGCGCTCCGGGTGAGGATGCGCGTATGAAGGGTGACCTCTTTTCCAGCAGGCACATGGCGCAGCCGGCCGTCGCACCGGGCATGACGGTCGAGAACGCCAAGTGCCTCCGCTACACGGTGAACGGCGAGATGCTCGCCCGGCAGGGCGCGATGATCGCCTACCGCGGCAATCTCCAGTTCGAGCGCAAGGGCCAGGGCGTGGGCGGCATGCTCAAGCGCGCGGTCACCGGGGAGGGACTGCCGCTGATGGCGGTGCGCGGTCAGGGCGAGGCGTGGTTCGCCCACGAAGCGCAGAACTGCTTCATCGTCGATGTGGAACCCGGCGACGAGTTCACGGTCAACGGCCGCAACGTCCTGTGCTTCGACGCCACGTTGTCCTACCGCATCGCGACCGTGAAGGGCGCCGGCATCACCGGCGGCGGCCTGTTCAACAGCGTCTTCACCGGGCACGGCGGACTGGGGCTGATCTGCGAGGGCAACCCGCTGGTCATCCCGGTCTCGCCGCAGTATCCGGTGTACGTCGACACCGACGCGATCGTGGGCTGGACGGCGGGCCTGAAGACCTCGCTGCACCGCTCCCAGTCCATCGGCTCGATGCTGCGGGGCGGCTCCGGCGAGGCCGTGCAACTGGTGCTCGAGGGCGAGGGATACGTCGTCGTGCGGCCGAGCGAGGCGACTCCGCAGAAGTCGGGGCAGCACTGAGTCCCTGTCAGGTGATCTGCGCCTCACAGGCAACCCCGTCCGTGCGGTCGACGTCTTGATCGGCAACAGGTGATGCCCTGGCCCTTGTGGCCAGGGCAGGTTTCCACCCTTCTATACACGCCATGTATACGCTCTGTGTATACATGGCGTGTAT from Streptomyces chartreusis NRRL 3882 harbors:
- a CDS encoding CAP domain-containing protein, which translates into the protein MNELVPGGNLPLPGGAVTVRVPGPFDVSALVTDDGGKVRGDGDFVFYNQPAAPGAALRGDALTVDPARLRAGATRVTLAVSPAEPGTALGRLPSPTLHVTDAAGRPLARFTPPHPRQETVLLLAELYRRGGLWKLRALGQGYADGLAGLARDFGVDVVDVPPGPAPASATAGAPRTRPASAPPAPDPDGFAALVNSARSAAGSPPVSLDPRLVSAARAHAAAMAASGRLGVESRDGVSVYQRVVGAGYAYLTVGEHLVSGPRTTAEFVAYCLRTDGPRRTLHDPVFTHTAVAHVHDGPTGDTYWTALWARPFTPDGLAGAAAAVRDLTNRERARAGLPPLAADPLLTAAAQAHSADMVARDFYSHTAPGGSQPWDRAAAAGSTLRSVGENIACGQRSPAEVVEGWMNSPGHRANILKPGFTHLGVGFAGGGRAGTYWTQLFGG
- a CDS encoding AIM24 family protein, producing the protein MKGDLFSSRHMAQPAVAPGMTVENAKCLRYTVNGEMLARQGAMIAYRGNLQFERKGQGVGGMLKRAVTGEGLPLMAVRGQGEAWFAHEAQNCFIVDVEPGDEFTVNGRNVLCFDATLSYRIATVKGAGITGGGLFNSVFTGHGGLGLICEGNPLVIPVSPQYPVYVDTDAIVGWTAGLKTSLHRSQSIGSMLRGGSGEAVQLVLEGEGYVVVRPSEATPQKSGQH